The following proteins are encoded in a genomic region of Enterocloster clostridioformis:
- a CDS encoding MATE family efflux transporter, with protein sequence MSNKNDTRSMLLHDSPQSLVLKLSVPAIIGMVVVGLYNFMDGVYVGQMVGDNAMAAVSVSYPFTLANSGISTLIGIGSASILSRAIGKRDQSTIDKIMGNLIAMNLIFSLIIMAIGMIFTKQILMLSGASGEILELALRYLRIIFAGSLFVNFAQSSNMIMRGEGLLKQAMLFSAGSAIMNIILDPIFILLLKPYGMGIDGAAYATVASQVAYAMASLLYFKRKSKTVRINAIRIERTLFSEIIGVGFSAMLMQVMMLVQQTALYNLAAQHGGDTWQIILGATYRVVSFAFIPLWGLSQGYQPAVGTNYGAKQYDRVKHITKVFAITATLLALIFYLPIMLVPKTILSMFITTPSVVELGVGDFRLFFLSYILLGVWIVVLTLMQSLGRATKASVLVILRQIAIYIPAAIIMPYIAVFGVHGVFAAPLITDVTVFIVAVGMMINEFRRMDALKASGK encoded by the coding sequence ATGTCAAATAAAAATGATACTCGGTCTATGCTGCTTCATGACAGCCCGCAAAGTTTAGTATTAAAACTTAGCGTACCTGCGATTATCGGCATGGTGGTTGTTGGGCTTTACAATTTTATGGATGGAGTTTATGTCGGACAAATGGTAGGAGATAACGCTATGGCAGCGGTATCTGTGTCCTATCCATTTACGCTTGCCAATAGTGGGATTTCCACACTCATTGGTATCGGCTCCGCTTCAATCCTATCCAGGGCGATTGGAAAAAGGGATCAGTCTACAATTGACAAGATAATGGGAAATCTGATCGCCATGAATTTGATTTTTTCTCTTATCATCATGGCGATAGGCATGATTTTTACGAAACAGATTTTAATGCTTTCTGGTGCAAGCGGAGAAATTCTGGAGCTGGCGCTCCGGTATTTACGCATCATCTTTGCAGGCAGTCTGTTTGTCAATTTTGCACAGTCCTCAAATATGATTATGCGTGGTGAGGGATTATTGAAACAGGCAATGCTCTTTAGCGCCGGTTCCGCTATCATGAATATTATACTTGACCCGATTTTCATTTTACTTCTAAAACCTTATGGTATGGGTATTGATGGAGCTGCATATGCAACCGTGGCTTCGCAGGTCGCGTATGCAATGGCTTCTCTTTTGTATTTTAAGCGAAAGAGTAAGACTGTGAGAATCAATGCAATTCGCATTGAAAGAACGCTTTTCTCGGAAATCATCGGAGTAGGTTTTTCTGCGATGCTGATGCAGGTGATGATGCTGGTACAGCAAACTGCACTTTATAATCTTGCGGCGCAGCATGGAGGAGACACATGGCAGATTATACTCGGCGCAACATACCGGGTAGTGTCTTTTGCATTTATTCCTTTATGGGGACTTTCCCAGGGATATCAGCCGGCGGTCGGAACCAATTACGGTGCAAAACAATACGACCGGGTAAAGCACATCACGAAAGTGTTTGCAATCACAGCAACTTTATTAGCGCTTATTTTCTATTTGCCGATTATGTTAGTACCGAAGACAATTCTCTCTATGTTCATTACAACGCCGTCCGTAGTGGAACTGGGAGTAGGGGATTTCCGTCTGTTCTTCCTGTCATATATTTTATTAGGAGTCTGGATTGTGGTTCTGACCCTGATGCAGTCCCTCGGAAGAGCTACAAAAGCGAGTGTTCTGGTTATCTTACGCCAGATAGCCATTTACATACCAGCAGCCATCATCATGCCTTATATTGCCGTATTTGGTGTACATGGCGTATTTGCTGCTCCGCTTATTACGGATGTGACAGTATTTATTGTTGCGGTTGGTATGATGATAAATGAGTTTAGAAGAATGGATGCGTTAAAAGCTTCAGGGAAGTAA
- a CDS encoding non-ribosomal peptide synthetase: MNHVENMKTILELFKNKGITLFMDGEKLKYRASHGINHDDILLLKENKEALIQYLKEHAEDIRIISAPEDMYKPFALTDVQAAYALGRKDTFEYGGVACHVYMELTYSELHVDKVQAAWQRLIARHEMLRAIVNENGTQQVLPEVNEFKIQEYDLLHISEAGKALEKIRNRMGNAIYELGSWPMFEIAVSHTDKESILHFSMEFLIADWKSIWMLLYEFETLYFTPEQLLPEVGVTFRDYLIAERKLKETEQYKVDKEYWLNRIESLPKAPELPILRNPIKNRSDFSRYFMEIDQEKWNRLKRYSNHFGITPTAVVLTAYAEVIERWSQTSEFCINLTVLNRAPIHQKVEEIVGDFTSVSLLETRMEKSKPFIEKAREISGQLFEDLDHRLFNGVEVIREISRKKGREYALMPIVFTSAIGLSDKKLQGEFHGNGISQTPQVFIDCQVMDGEYGLQADWDVRNGVFPDGLIKDMFETFRSRLLELAETDVNWTKISELELPSWQLERIAGINSTEKEITPQMLYDEFLEQVKKQPAKTAVIDSADKFTYLELHHMALGIADRLSEMGIKPGSNIAVLLPKSRFQVAAVLGILYASCVYVPVDIEQPEQRWNTIVANADIKAVLIHSGHSAVFEHVPVLPVDQIEATSNDSIILRGTPDDLAYIIFTSGTTGVPKGVAITHEAAWNTIKDINQKFFISSQDSVLGLSKLNFDLSVYDIFGLLSCGGTLVYPILSRYMDPSHWVELIQEYEITIWNSVPAFMQILTGYFTGKNEKLPLRIVLLSGDWIPVGMPGDIQKCASGDARVISLGGATEASIWSIYHECVDNEIREVSIPYGKPLSNQGFSIYDAKGRPCPVYVTGELCIWGTGLAEGYYNDHKLTAAKFVTGRENGRMYKTGDIGCYLPNGEIEFKGRNDNQIKLRGHRIELGEIQSTLEQHKSVSQAMVVLNEVKTDIYAFVKTVQGNVKNSDLKQYLEAYLPKYMIPADIISVEEFPLTANGKIDRDKIKKLIIKQENAEGKELREENPDELQNKLIELWNSVVPQSAAGVFDNFYDLGADSLILAQMATKVREQISKDIAFDALLREMIYNPTIQKLSEFIRNNTETAVEEKKMEDTNSELVFVREYGGDLEKGLSIIFHGALGSFNRFDYLADSLIASKGEKVIGIGIKDTNKYCSIPSTNLIWMLSDIYSQIICSYQAKAVSLIGYCFGGVIALETANRLNENSITVKSLSILDSLLLPPSFKVEDELLMEMMFLDNIPVSYADIEMPNPALYEQIIVQESMKKGVINKGFLTSISGTTQREQLGDFFRELATMQKEERFGLYAVQCKKNTNVEMPMELIKSLYQVCVATFEAMHYEICPYLNK; the protein is encoded by the coding sequence ATGAATCATGTTGAGAACATGAAAACAATTTTAGAGTTATTTAAAAATAAGGGAATCACCCTATTTATGGATGGAGAAAAATTAAAGTACAGAGCCTCTCATGGAATAAATCATGATGATATTTTGTTGCTGAAAGAGAATAAAGAAGCTCTGATTCAGTATTTAAAAGAGCACGCTGAGGATATAAGAATCATATCTGCCCCAGAGGATATGTACAAACCATTTGCGCTTACAGATGTACAGGCTGCCTATGCATTGGGAAGAAAAGATACTTTTGAATATGGTGGGGTAGCATGCCATGTTTATATGGAATTAACATATAGTGAGTTACATGTGGATAAGGTACAGGCAGCATGGCAGCGTTTGATTGCCAGACATGAGATGCTGAGAGCCATTGTTAATGAAAATGGAACACAGCAGGTATTACCGGAAGTAAATGAATTCAAAATACAGGAGTATGACCTTTTACATATTTCTGAGGCTGGTAAGGCTCTTGAAAAAATTAGAAATCGTATGGGAAATGCTATATATGAACTTGGAAGCTGGCCCATGTTTGAAATTGCAGTGAGCCATACAGATAAGGAATCCATCCTTCACTTTTCAATGGAATTTTTAATTGCAGATTGGAAAAGTATTTGGATGCTATTATACGAGTTTGAAACACTTTATTTCACACCGGAACAATTGTTGCCTGAAGTGGGAGTGACATTTAGGGACTATTTGATAGCCGAGAGAAAATTGAAAGAAACAGAACAGTATAAGGTTGATAAGGAGTACTGGTTAAATAGAATAGAGAGTTTGCCAAAGGCCCCGGAGCTTCCAATACTTAGAAATCCAATTAAAAACAGGAGTGATTTTTCAAGATATTTTATGGAGATTGATCAGGAAAAATGGAATAGATTAAAAAGATACTCCAATCATTTTGGAATAACGCCAACGGCAGTGGTATTGACAGCCTATGCAGAAGTAATAGAACGGTGGAGTCAGACATCAGAATTTTGTATTAATCTCACCGTTCTCAACAGAGCACCCATTCACCAGAAGGTAGAGGAGATTGTCGGAGATTTTACATCTGTAAGCCTTTTAGAAACACGTATGGAAAAATCGAAGCCTTTTATTGAAAAGGCCCGAGAGATTTCAGGCCAATTGTTTGAAGATTTGGATCATCGTTTGTTTAATGGTGTTGAGGTCATCAGGGAAATATCGAGAAAAAAGGGAAGGGAATATGCCTTAATGCCAATTGTTTTTACCAGCGCTATTGGCCTTTCTGATAAGAAGCTGCAAGGTGAGTTTCACGGAAATGGAATCAGCCAGACACCACAAGTATTCATAGACTGCCAGGTCATGGACGGAGAATATGGATTACAGGCGGATTGGGATGTTAGAAACGGTGTATTTCCTGATGGGTTGATTAAGGATATGTTTGAAACCTTCCGTAGCAGGCTTTTGGAGTTGGCAGAAACTGATGTGAACTGGACAAAGATTTCTGAACTGGAACTGCCTTCATGGCAGCTGGAGCGGATAGCCGGCATAAACAGTACTGAAAAAGAGATAACTCCTCAAATGCTGTATGACGAGTTTCTGGAACAGGTTAAGAAGCAACCTGCAAAAACAGCAGTGATTGATTCTGCAGATAAATTTACATATTTGGAACTTCATCATATGGCTTTAGGGATTGCGGACCGCCTGAGTGAAATGGGGATTAAACCAGGCAGCAATATTGCAGTTTTGCTCCCCAAAAGTCGATTTCAGGTAGCTGCTGTATTAGGTATTTTATATGCTTCTTGCGTTTATGTGCCTGTTGACATAGAGCAGCCGGAACAGCGTTGGAACACAATCGTAGCCAATGCTGATATAAAAGCAGTTCTTATTCATTCGGGTCATAGTGCAGTTTTTGAACATGTGCCGGTGTTACCGGTAGACCAGATCGAGGCAACAAGTAATGACAGTATTATACTGCGAGGAACCCCCGATGATTTGGCATATATTATTTTTACTTCAGGAACTACTGGTGTTCCTAAAGGTGTGGCTATCACACATGAAGCTGCTTGGAATACAATTAAAGATATTAACCAGAAATTTTTTATCAGTAGTCAGGATTCGGTGTTAGGGCTGTCAAAACTTAATTTTGATTTGTCTGTCTATGATATTTTTGGATTATTATCATGCGGAGGAACCTTGGTTTATCCAATACTCTCAAGATACATGGACCCGTCTCATTGGGTAGAGCTTATACAGGAATATGAAATCACCATCTGGAATTCCGTACCCGCGTTTATGCAGATTTTAACCGGTTATTTTACCGGTAAGAATGAGAAGCTGCCACTTCGCATCGTGCTGTTATCAGGAGACTGGATTCCGGTAGGCATGCCTGGGGATATACAAAAATGTGCTTCTGGTGATGCCAGGGTTATCAGCTTAGGCGGTGCAACGGAAGCTTCTATCTGGTCCATATATCATGAATGTGTTGATAATGAGATACGTGAGGTGAGTATACCTTATGGCAAACCTTTATCGAATCAGGGATTCTCTATTTATGATGCAAAAGGACGCCCATGCCCGGTATACGTGACAGGAGAACTTTGTATTTGGGGAACAGGTCTTGCCGAAGGGTATTATAATGACCATAAGCTGACAGCGGCAAAGTTTGTTACGGGCAGAGAAAATGGCAGAATGTATAAAACAGGGGATATTGGCTGTTATCTGCCTAATGGTGAGATTGAGTTTAAGGGGCGAAATGATAATCAGATAAAGCTGAGAGGACACCGTATTGAATTAGGAGAGATCCAGTCTACTCTGGAACAGCATAAATCTGTTTCACAGGCTATGGTGGTGCTGAATGAGGTAAAAACGGATATTTATGCTTTTGTAAAGACTGTTCAAGGGAATGTGAAGAATTCTGATTTAAAACAATATTTAGAAGCGTATTTACCAAAGTATATGATTCCTGCGGATATTATTTCGGTAGAAGAGTTTCCGCTGACTGCCAATGGGAAAATAGACCGGGATAAAATTAAAAAGTTAATCATTAAACAGGAAAACGCAGAAGGAAAAGAACTGCGGGAAGAAAATCCTGATGAACTACAGAATAAACTGATAGAGCTTTGGAACAGCGTTGTTCCCCAAAGCGCAGCTGGGGTATTTGACAATTTCTATGACTTGGGAGCGGATTCACTAATACTCGCCCAGATGGCTACAAAAGTTAGAGAACAAATTTCTAAGGATATTGCTTTTGATGCTTTACTGAGAGAAATGATTTATAATCCGACCATTCAAAAACTGTCGGAGTTCATTAGGAATAATACAGAAACGGCAGTCGAAGAGAAGAAAATGGAGGACACAAACTCTGAACTTGTATTTGTGAGGGAATATGGCGGAGATCTGGAGAAAGGACTTAGTATAATATTCCATGGTGCATTAGGTTCATTTAACCGTTTTGACTATCTTGCAGATTCTTTAATTGCAAGTAAGGGAGAAAAAGTGATTGGGATAGGTATTAAAGATACGAATAAGTATTGTTCAATACCGTCAACTAATTTGATTTGGATGTTATCAGATATATATTCCCAAATAATCTGTAGTTATCAGGCAAAGGCCGTAAGTTTGATAGGGTATTGTTTTGGTGGTGTTATAGCATTAGAGACGGCAAACCGTCTTAATGAAAATTCGATAACCGTGAAGTCACTCTCAATATTAGACAGCCTTTTATTGCCTCCTTCATTTAAGGTAGAAGATGAACTGCTAATGGAAATGATGTTTTTGGACAATATTCCAGTTTCTTACGCAGATATTGAGATGCCGAATCCTGCGCTGTACGAGCAGATTATAGTCCAGGAATCAATGAAAAAAGGAGTAATTAATAAGGGCTTTCTGACAAGTATATCTGGAACAACCCAACGGGAGCAGTTAGGTGACTTTTTCAGAGAATTGGCAACGATGCAAAAAGAAGAACGGTTCGGATTATATGCAGTACAGTGTAAAAAGAATACGAATGTAGAGATGCCGATGGAGCTTATCAAGAGTTTATATCAGGTTTGCGTTGCGACATTTGAAGCCATGCATTATGAAATATGCCCGTATTTAAATAAATAA
- a CDS encoding Gfo/Idh/MocA family oxidoreductase: protein MQKIRTVVCGTTFGLFYLEALRRLNDKFEIVGILANGSERSKRCAANFNTTLYTDIRQVPKNIDLACVVLRTRALGGKGTEIALHFLENGINVIQEQPIHPKDLEECYRIALKNGVYFQTGDVYPHLDSIVTFIRSARKLNEIHDHPLYMNLSFAPQVSYPLMDILMNSLPDIRSWEFSGNVKAGPFRVITGTLNKIPVCMEIHNEVFPKDPDNNMHLLHSITYMYESGHLSLQDTFGPAIWNPRLDIPVELYNYGDVKSKVPEYMYEKTGHVLGGYHSRNFKQIITDIWPEAVKKDLLLVLKGISDKRLLNAKGQKEMICSRQWNEMTKYLGYADIMDKKLSKATLTDILEKSVSRTEEA, encoded by the coding sequence ATGCAGAAAATACGAACTGTGGTATGCGGCACTACATTTGGGCTCTTTTATCTTGAGGCTTTGAGACGATTGAATGATAAATTTGAGATTGTCGGTATTTTAGCAAATGGGAGCGAACGTTCCAAAAGATGCGCGGCAAATTTCAATACCACTTTATATACTGATATACGGCAGGTTCCAAAGAATATTGACTTAGCCTGCGTAGTTCTAAGAACCAGGGCGTTGGGCGGAAAAGGGACTGAGATAGCGCTACATTTCCTGGAAAATGGAATAAATGTCATTCAGGAGCAGCCAATCCATCCTAAAGATCTGGAAGAGTGCTATCGTATTGCGTTAAAGAATGGGGTATATTTTCAAACCGGAGATGTTTACCCCCATCTTGACAGTATTGTAACGTTTATACGAAGTGCACGTAAATTAAATGAAATTCATGACCATCCGCTATATATGAATTTATCTTTTGCACCGCAGGTATCTTATCCGTTAATGGATATTTTAATGAATTCCTTACCAGATATCCGCTCATGGGAATTCAGCGGTAATGTTAAAGCTGGACCATTTAGGGTTATAACAGGTACTTTAAATAAGATACCGGTATGCATGGAAATTCATAATGAGGTATTCCCGAAGGACCCGGATAACAACATGCATTTGCTTCATAGTATAACGTATATGTATGAGAGCGGACATTTGTCACTGCAGGACACATTTGGGCCGGCAATTTGGAATCCGCGGCTTGACATTCCTGTGGAGTTATACAATTATGGCGATGTGAAAAGTAAAGTTCCTGAATACATGTATGAAAAAACGGGACATGTTTTAGGCGGATATCACAGCCGGAATTTTAAACAGATTATCACAGATATATGGCCGGAGGCTGTAAAGAAGGATCTCCTGCTGGTTTTAAAGGGAATTAGCGATAAACGGCTGCTCAACGCCAAAGGACAGAAAGAGATGATTTGCTCAAGGCAGTGGAATGAGATGACAAAATATCTGGGATATGCGGATATAATGGACAAGAAATTGAGTAAGGCCACCCTTACCGATATATTGGAAAAGAGTGTTTCAAGAACAGAGGAGGCATGA
- a CDS encoding saccharopine dehydrogenase NADP-binding domain-containing protein, producing MIGIIGGSGNVGQWATQALTRFSGAYIKVGGRNKEQFEKLAKSLPDNAAVEYRQVDFKNIHSVEQFAEDCTIILNCAGPTYNHAFELAEAVLNMGIGYVDVGYGKAMDQIFKRYGDKRILCKAGAIPGLSGVLPKYLAQQFEEIHQIEVYYCALGKFTKTAAADYLDGVFDSRMELPSKRREARRKLFPLSINEAYLYPYYDEECEYVERITKCNVSKWFMALEGECTHNFMNTAADSYKMDSDKAVEDLCLATYVDTLGRTEYAGFVIQISGETAGKHIIRTMQVKAPTAEYMTGTVAAASALLLDNTKELEIGGELGKIKEVNEFFSILDRIGQRLLISIADKSIEDLTAVEEGEI from the coding sequence ATGATAGGAATTATTGGAGGCAGTGGTAATGTTGGCCAATGGGCAACCCAGGCTTTAACGCGTTTTTCCGGTGCATACATCAAAGTGGGGGGAAGGAATAAGGAACAATTTGAAAAATTGGCAAAGTCATTGCCTGATAACGCCGCAGTGGAATACAGGCAGGTGGATTTCAAAAACATTCATAGTGTAGAGCAATTTGCAGAGGATTGCACAATTATTTTAAATTGCGCCGGCCCTACCTATAATCATGCATTTGAACTGGCGGAAGCGGTATTGAATATGGGAATTGGGTATGTGGACGTTGGATATGGTAAGGCTATGGATCAAATATTTAAAAGATATGGAGATAAAAGGATTCTTTGTAAAGCCGGTGCAATCCCTGGATTATCAGGCGTGTTGCCAAAATATCTGGCACAACAATTTGAAGAGATACACCAGATAGAAGTATATTATTGCGCTTTGGGAAAGTTCACTAAGACCGCTGCGGCAGACTACTTAGATGGAGTATTTGACAGCAGAATGGAATTACCATCAAAGAGGAGAGAGGCAAGAAGGAAACTTTTTCCTCTTTCCATAAACGAAGCTTATTTATACCCATATTATGATGAGGAATGTGAGTATGTAGAACGGATTACAAAGTGTAATGTTTCAAAATGGTTCATGGCATTGGAGGGGGAGTGCACGCATAATTTTATGAACACGGCGGCTGACAGTTATAAAATGGATTCTGATAAAGCAGTTGAAGATTTGTGCTTGGCTACTTATGTGGATACATTAGGAAGAACGGAATATGCAGGTTTTGTAATTCAGATATCCGGAGAGACAGCGGGTAAACATATAATTCGCACCATGCAGGTAAAAGCACCAACAGCAGAGTATATGACAGGTACAGTAGCAGCGGCATCTGCCCTTTTGCTGGATAATACAAAGGAGTTGGAAATCGGAGGGGAATTAGGAAAGATAAAAGAAGTGAATGAATTCTTTTCTATATTGGATAGGATTGGACAAAGGTTGCTGATAAGCATTGCAGATAAATCAATAGAGGATTTAACAGCTGTTGAAGAAGGAGAAATATAA